In Helianthus annuus cultivar XRQ/B chromosome 9, HanXRQr2.0-SUNRISE, whole genome shotgun sequence, the following are encoded in one genomic region:
- the LOC110876589 gene encoding uncharacterized protein LOC110876589, whose amino-acid sequence MFEQVDNRARTDTWDDGYEDEEWGINDGYMGYPGGYQNQAFNHNQPMYQQQRQPRGVDAYQTPPQVHRAPVAPRQRQRDPRFPDPNIRGVESHFRPHIAEHASPIVMPVAPGNVERSFEAKPHILNMLPTFHGKGTEEPYAHIADFEAVCGMITGHGFTSDQVKLVLFQFSLKDAARDWFTSLPYASIYTWQELQQQFLDEYYTPQRTKTGRAAIREFQQLLGELLYKSWKRFNQLIRNSPHHGIQRWELITAFHDGISNEDRRDIKAITGGTILKNHVDVDWDYLDIVAADSKRQAQSDRNKKYPIVAPSSAGASNARVAQLEKEKEALEHQLAKFKGLGERDALHAAQSFPVCDSCGDLGHTLDACPGQFVAVEEDVNMVYGEQRNYDMNSNTYHPGLRNHPNFRYSNTNQLNPHFQVPNQGSQPYQNRQSNYNQNYNQGNYNKGNQRSYRQQQEQGKSNTSNEEISNREIMEVLKQIKKDQEVQAKSHQALEKQVAQLATEMAQGRKDSSRLPSDTTKNPQHQGSSSNVRINQLVESIMEEVDEENESDAEPGPISPKRNKKETLEKNNRVIDTEPGDKKEKGMEDAIKQVPAYAKYLKELCTQKRHNKFPKKIALTEKVSAVLSGDLPPKLRDPGAPLIPIQVGEFKMSRALLDLGASVSILPRNYMQIENTKQPNVILGRPFLATANALVGCRNGTVDITFGNRKVRLNAFSRASDSLVNMNASWRTLLTGVILTKVGKALERRVSFVTGI is encoded by the exons ATGTTTGAGCAAGTGGACAATAGGGCGAGAACAGATACATGGGATGATGGTTACGAAGATGAGGAGTGGGGGATAAATGATGGGTATATGGGATATCCAGGTGGGTACCAAAATCAGGCATTTAATCATAATCAACCGATGTATCAACAACAGAGGCAGCCACGGGGAGTAGATGCTTATCAGACCCCGCCACAGGTTCATAGGGCACCGGTTGCACCTCGCCAAAGACAAAGAGATCCTCGATTTCCGGATCCAAATATTCGAGGAGTTGAAAGCCACTTCAGGCCGCACATTGCTGAGCATGCATCACCGATAGTGATGCCAGTAGCACCGGGTAATGTGGAACGTTCGTTTGAAGCAAAACCACATATTCTGAACATGCTACCTACCTTTCACGGGAAAGGTACTGAGGAGCCATATGCACACATAGCGGATTTTGAGGCAGTTTGTGGTATGATTACTGGACACGGGTTCACGTCAGATCAGGTTAAGTTGGTATTATTTCAGTTTTCACTAAAGGATGCTGCGAGGGATTGGTTTACATCTTTGCCATATGCTAGTATTTATACATGGCAAGAGTTGCAGCAACAATTTTTGGATGAGTATTATACCCCGCAAAGAACCAAAACGGGGAGAGCAGCAATTAGAGAGTTCCAACAATTACTGGGTGAGCTTCTTTACAAGTCTTGGAAACGGTTCAATCAATTGATCCGTAATAGTCCTCACCACGGTATTCAAAGATGGGAGTTGATTACTGCATTCCACGATGGGATTTCAAATGAGGATAGACGGGATATTAAGGCTATCACCGGGGGTACCATTTTGAAAAATCATGTGGATGTAGATTGGGATTACTTGGATATTGTTGCAGCAGATTCAAAGAGGCAAGCACAGTCGGATAGGAATAAAAAGTATCCAATTGTGGCACCATCAAGTGCGGGAGCCTCTAATGCAAGGGTTGCTCAGCTAGAGAAAGAAAAGGAGGCGTTGGAACACCAGTTAGCGAAGTTTAAGGGTCTTGGCGAACGAGATGCATTGCATGCGGCGCAAAGCTTTCCGGTTTGTGATTCATGTGGAGATTTAGGACATACGTTGGATGCATGCCCGGGTCAGTTTGTAGCGGTTGAGGAGGACGTGAACATGGTGTATGGAGAGCAAAGGAATTATGATATGAACTCAAACACATATCATCCAGGTTTGCGTAATCATCCAAACTTTCGGTACAGTAATACTAATCAATTGAATCCTCATTTTCAGGTACCAAATCAAGGAAGCCAGCCGTATCAGAACCGTCAATCGAACTATAATCAGAATTATAATCAAGGAAATTACAACAAGGGAAATCAAAGAAGCTATCGGCAACAACAAGAGCAAGGCAAGTCAAATACTTCAAACGAGGAGATTTCTAATCGTGAGATTATGGAAGTGTTGAAGCAAATCAAAAAGGACCAAGAAGTGCAAGCTAAATCTCATCAAGCATTGGAAAAGCAAGTCGCCCAATTGGCGACCGAGATGGCACAAGGAAGAAAAGATTCGAGTCGCTTGCCTAGTGACACCacgaagaatccacagcatcaaGGGAGTTCGTCTAACGTCCGAATTAATCAG TTGGTTGAGAGTATCATGGAGGAGGTTGATGAGGAAAACGAGTCCGATGCTGAACCGGGACCTATTAGCCCTAAAAGGAATAAAAAAGAAACTCTTGAAAAAAATAATAGGGTGATAGATACTGAACCGGGTGACAAAAAGGAGAAGGGTATGGAGG ACGCAATCAAACAGGTTCCGGCATATGCAAAATATTTGAAGGAACTTTGCACCCAAAAACGGCACAATAAATTTCCAAAAAAGATAGCTTTAACCGAAAAAGTTAGTGCCGTTTTGTCGGGTGATCTTCCACCGAAGCTCCGAGATCCAGGTGCTCCTCTAATCCCCATTCAAGTGGGTGAATTTAAGATGAGTCGAGCCTTGCTGGATTTGGGAGCAAGTGTTAGCATCCTACCGAGAA ATTATATGCAAATTGAAAATACTAAACAACCTAATGTCATACTCGGTAGACCATTTTTAGCAACCGCTAATGCACTAGTCGGTTGTAGAAATGGTACGGTTGACATCACGTTTGGAAATCGTAAGGTCCGATTAAATGCTTTTTCCCGTGCATCTGATTCTCTTGTCAATATGAATGCTTCATGGCGGACGTTATTGACGGGTGTCATCCTCACGAAGGTGGGGAAGGCATTAGAGAGACGTGTTTCGTTTGTGACAGGGATTTGA
- the LOC110876590 gene encoding uncharacterized protein LOC110876590, with protein sequence MERFVKESMNIKDVLEVMKISSFINGLKHAQLCEKLGEEFPHSFENLMDRVRAFVRGKDTVSKAKEMDTPPRRVNPAAKPPEKGTPYARKPAFDIMLHDRTRPSYSPYRHRGRGPSPYSDSFTPLTKTPSEILATERVKSSFPRPPPIKPGPKAQPNEYCDFHQGFGHKTDDCMYLKREIEAVVKTGKLAHLVKEIKEGGGDRKGKDVRELGRADVDMIRRRDEFDTTRSVKARILGSPDRMKAPILMPYLEENEVQRLPLNISAIIAGHKVARIHVDGGSGVEVIYEHYFLRFDRDVRDRLEEDSIPLVGFNNSVSHPLGKIRLPFIVGVGDRVRTISLTFTVVRAPSKYNAILGRPGIGDLQAQASTPHGALGFQTPKGFPRNERLHLQAPNLSYPGTRGGSAFVLVCFENNHKCGYDGGKGREADTNILHQQNPQMS encoded by the coding sequence ATGGAAAGATTCGTCAAGGAAAGCATGAACATCAAGGACGTCCTAGAAGTCATGAAGATCAGCAGTTTCATTAATGGGTTAAAGCATGCACAATTATGCGAGAAGCTGGGAGAGGAGTTCCCACACTCGTTTGAAAATCTCATGGACAGAGTTAGAGCCTTTGTCAGGGGTAAGGACACAGTCAGCAAAGCTAAGGAGATGGACACCCCACCCCGAAGGGTCAACCCAGCTGCAAAACCTCCCGAAAAAGGTACACCTTACGCAAGAAAACCAGCTTTTGATATAATGTTGCATGATAGAACGAGGCCCTCGTATTCCCCATATAGGCATCGGGGGAGAGGCCCATCCCCCTACTCTGACAGCTTCACCCCTCTCACCAAAACCCCAAGCGAAATACTGGCAACTGAGAGGGTGAAGAGTTCCTTCCCAAGACCGCCACCCATAAAGCCAGGGCCAAAGGCACAACCGAACGAATACTGTGACTTCCACCAGGGGTTCGGTCACAAAACTGATGATTGTATGTATCTAAAGAGGGAAATAGAGGCCGTGGTGAAAACAGGTAAACTGGCCCATTTGGTTAAGGAAATTAAGGAAGGAGGAGGGGATCGCAAAGGGAAAGATGTGAGGGAGCTTGGAAGGGCAGATGTAGACATGATTCGAAGGAGGGATGAATTTGATACCACCAGAAGTGTAAAGGCTAGAATTCTGGGCTCCCCAGACCGCATGAAAGCTCCCATTCTGATGCCATACCTGGAGGAGAACGAGGTGCAACGACTCCCCCTTAACATTTCGGCCATAATAGCCGGCCATAAGGTGGCCAGAATACATGTGGACGGGGGGAGCGGGGTAGAAGTAATATATGAACACTATTTTCTCAGATTTGACAGGGATGTAAGGGATAGGCTTGAGGAGGACTCTATCCCCCTAGTGGGTTTCAACAACAGTGTGTCACACCCCTTGGGAAAGATCAGACTCCCATTTATAGTAGGGGTAGGAGATCGTGTCAGAACTATAAGTCTAACCTTCACAGTAGTCCGAGCACCCTCAAAGTACAATGCAATTCTAGGCAGGCCTGGGATCGGTGATTTGCAAGCACAGGCATCAACCCCACATGGAGCTTTAGGGTTCCAAACGCCAAAGGGCTTTCCAAGAAATGAAAGATTACATCTGCAAGCTCCCAACCTTAGCTACCCCGGTACCCGGGGAGGATCTGCTTTTGTACTTGTCTGCTTCGAAAACAACCATAAGTGTGGTTATGATGGTGGAAAGGGAAGGGAAGCAGATACCAATATACTTCATCAGCAGAACCCTCAAATGTCCTAA
- the LOC110908595 gene encoding receptor-like protein kinase FERONIA, producing MLTFFSVLLLFTSTTTAQPYPATDRFFLDCGSSSTTSDLGWNSDQNSKFVPSNIITTSFSSTPFQPDPSVSGTLPYTSARIFNASSFTYTFPVPQGPKFLRLHFYPATYSNLKPEQSFFSVTSNGFTLLTNFSAFLAASYLNRKSFVKEFMIYVTDAQILNVTFTPSPNSYAFINGIEVLSMPEDLYYNSKKLKSVGVTNGPVIDNKMALENIYRLNMGGGHISGTDDTGMYRPWEQDNSYIYGAAIGLTPVYDPKDQITYTNETPSYTAPELVYRTQRSMGKQSNKYNLTWILGVDSGFYYMLRLHFCNIIPQYTKRGEVIFQIFINNQTADDEIDLFHLTQGSGYPVIKDYIVFVNDPDSSRGMQDLWVAMHPNPSSVKYQDAYLNGLEVFKLSMDRSLASPNPELSSTTKQTGPTTTVKRNKKKPPYAAIIGGIGGALVLLSILLLIVFQKRRQSKHYGATSNKSSYGPSYSDTKSSNSTLPSDRCRHFSLSEVRAATNEFNDDFVIGIGGFGKVYKGYTDNAATAVAIKRLNESSNQGVQEFHTEIGFLSKLRHVQLVSLIGYCDDEGEMILVYEYMANGTLRDHLYKTNNPPLSWKRRLQICIGSAKGLHYLHTCAQRTIIHRDVKSTNILLDENWVAKVSDFGLSKLGPRDQSQNHVSTVVKGSYGYLDPQYYRSQQLTEKSDVYSFGVVLLEVLCARPVINTKLPKEEVNLAEWGKSSYQKGTLNKIIDPKIRSVIAPECLKKFGEVAVSCLKDERSERPAMEEVVWGLEFALELQEAAEKTVGEAVSENQEVLFPTQGDTTTDDDVFTGSSTTRNGTSSFSNNEEGFKTETVFSEIQNPAGR from the coding sequence ATGTTAACCTTCTTTTCTGTCCTCCTCCTcttcacctccaccaccactgcGCAACCATACCCTGCCACCGATCGCTTCTTCCTCGACTGCGGTTCATCCTCGACCACTTCTGACCTGGGATGGAATAGTGATCAGAATTCCAAATTTGTGCCTTCGAACATCATCACCACTTCTTTTTCTTCCACTCCCTTCCAACCAGATCCTTCGGTATCCGGAACCCTCCCTTATACTTCTGCCCGAATTTTTAACGCTTCTTCGTTCACTTACACATTTCCGGTGCCCCAAGGCCCCAAATTCCTCCGCCTGCATTTCTATCCTGCCACCTACTCCAACCTCAAACCAGAACAGTCTTTCTTCTCGGTAACATCCAATGGCTTCACTCTGTTAACCAACTTTAGTGCTTTCCTAGCTGCCTCATATTTGAACAGGAAAAGCTTTGTTAAAGAATTCATGATCTATGTAACGGATGCACAAATCCTAAACGTTACATTTACACCCTCACCCAACTCATATGCCTTCATCAACGGTATTGAAGTCCTTTCAATGCCAGAAGATCTCTACTACAACTCTAAGAAACTGAAATCTGTTGGGGTAACTAACGGACCCGTTATTGACAACAAAATGGCGCTTGAGAATATTTACAGGTTAAACATGGGTGGGGGACATATATCGGGTACTGATGATACCGGTATGTACCGGCCATGGGAACAAGATAATAGCTACATATACGGAGCAGCAATTGGGTTGACACCTGTTTATGATCCAAAGGACCAGATTACGTACACCAACGAGACACCCAGTTATACTGCACCTGAGCTAGTTTATCGAACCCAAAGGAGTATGGGCAAGCAGTCTAACAAGTACAATCTGACGTGGATACTTGGCGTTGATTCTGGGTTTTATTACATGCTCAGGCTCCATTTTTGCAACATTATACCTCAATACACAAAACGAGGTGAAGTGATTTTCCAAATCTTCATTAACAATCAAACTGCTGATGATGAAATTGATCTGTTCCACTTAACACAAGGTAGCGGTTATCCTGTAATCAAAGATTACATTGTGTTTGTCAATGACCCCGATAGCAGCAGAGGCATGCAAGATTTGTGGGTCGCAATGCATCCTAATCCCAGTTCGGTAAAATATCAAGATGCTTATTTGAACGGTTTAGAAGTCTTCAAGCTAAGCATGGATAGAAGTCTTGCTAGCCCAAACCCAGAACTTAGCTCTACAACCAAACAAACTGGGCCGACAACTACTGTAAaaagaaacaagaagaaaccTCCATATGCCGCAATAATTGGAGGTATTGGAGGAGCGTTAGTCTTGTTGTCTATCTTACTTCTCATAGTTTTCCAGAAACGAAGGCAATCCAAACACTACGGAGCCACCAGCAACAAGTCATCATACGGCCCATCGTATAGTGATACAAAGTCTTCAAATTCTACACTTCCTTCAGATCGATGCCGTCACTTCTCACTTTCAGAAGTTAGAGCAGCTACGAATGAATTTAATGATGATTTTGTCATTGGCATCGGAGGGTTTGGCAAGGTGTATAAAGGGTATACGGACAACGCTGCAACCGCTGTTGCAATCAAACGACTCAATGAATCATCTAACCAAGGAGTTCAAGAATTCCATACGGAAATAGGGTTCCTGTCTAAACTACGCCATGTCCAATTAGTGTCCCTGATTGGATACTGTGACGATGAGGGAGAGATGATACTGGTCTATGAGTACATGGCTAACGGGACTCTACGTGACCATCTGTACAAGACAAACAACCCTCCTCTGTCATGGAAAAGGCGTCTCCAGATTTGCATCGGTTCAGCCAAAGGGCTTCATTATCTCCACACGTGTGCACAACGTACAATAATTCATCGAGATGTCAAGTCCACAAATATCCTACTGGATGAAAATTGGGTTGCTAAGGTATCCGATTTTGGTTTGTCAAAGTTAGGCCCTAGAGACCAATCACAAAACCACGTTAGCACGGTGGTGAAGGGTAGTTACGGGTATCTAGATCCCCAATATTACCGAAGCCAACAACTGACAGAGAAATCTGATGTGTACTCATTTGGAGTTGTTTTGCTTGAAGTGTTGTGTGCAAGACCTGTTATCAATACCAAGCTGCCCAAAGAAGAAGTGAATTTGGCAGAGTGGGGAAAATCATCTTACCAGAAGGGGACCCTCAACAAAATAATTGATCCAAAAATAAGGAGTGTGATTGCACCAGAGTGTTTAAAGAAGTTTGGAGAGGTGGCAGTTAGTTGCTTGAAAGATGAAAGAAGTGAAAGGCCAGCAATGGAAGAAGTAGTTTGGGGACTAGAGTTTGCATTGGAGCTACAAGAAGCTGCTGAGAAAACGGTTGGAGAAGCTGTGTCTGAAAATCAAGAAGTTTTATTTCCGACACAAGGAGATACAACAACAGACGATGATGTGTTCACAGGATCAAGCACGACAAGAAATGGCACGTCATCATTTAGTAACAACGAAGAAGGGTTCAAGACGGAAACAGTTTTCTCTGAGATTCAGAATCCAGCTGGGAGATGA